One region of Rhodocaloribacter litoris genomic DNA includes:
- the coaE gene encoding dephospho-CoA kinase (Dephospho-CoA kinase (CoaE) performs the final step in coenzyme A biosynthesis.) — MVKTLGVTGGIGSGKTTVCRMLEALGARVFYADDEAKRIMAEDPAVRAELVDAFGPASYDAAGRLNRAYLAQQVFGDEANVARINAIVHPRVYAAFEQARRRAEADGVPLLVKEAALIFETGGDRHLDAVAVVDAPVEERIRRVAERDGATPGQVRARMAHQLPPEELRRRADFVIENDGDLAHLRRQVERLYRTMTGRQTGAPGTG, encoded by the coding sequence ATGGTGAAAACCCTCGGCGTCACCGGCGGGATCGGCAGCGGCAAGACGACCGTGTGCCGGATGCTCGAAGCCCTCGGCGCCCGTGTCTTCTACGCCGACGATGAGGCCAAGCGCATCATGGCCGAGGACCCGGCGGTCCGGGCCGAGCTGGTCGACGCGTTCGGCCCGGCCAGCTACGACGCCGCAGGGCGACTGAACCGGGCCTACCTGGCGCAGCAGGTCTTCGGGGACGAGGCGAACGTCGCCCGGATCAACGCCATCGTGCACCCGCGCGTCTACGCCGCCTTCGAGCAGGCCCGGCGCCGGGCGGAGGCCGACGGCGTCCCGCTGCTCGTCAAAGAAGCCGCCCTCATCTTCGAGACCGGCGGCGACCGCCACCTCGACGCCGTGGCCGTGGTCGATGCGCCCGTGGAGGAGCGCATCCGCCGGGTGGCGGAACGCGACGGTGCGACCCCCGGGCAGGTGCGGGCTCGCATGGCACACCAGTTGCCGCCCGAAGAACTCCGGCGCCGCGCCGACTTCGTCATTGAGAACGACGGCGACCTGGCGCACCTCCGCCGGCAGGTGGAACGGCTCTATCGTACCATGACCGGCCGGCAGACCGGGGCGCCGGGGACGGGCTGA
- a CDS encoding threonine ammonia-lyase encodes MTLDLGLIDEAVAFLDGQVRRTPVEPAPLLSARLGVPVYLKLECLQLTGSFKVRGALFALSKLSEADRRHGVATCSAGNHGIGLAHAAHRLGIPATIYVPAGVDEAKLRAIEALGARVVRSAFSGYDATEAWARQEAARAGLPFLSAYDDPHVMAGNGGTVAAEVLADVPEARTFLLPVGGGGLAGGFGFYVKERLPDARLVACQLAASPALLRSLERGAAVTEMPPVETVAGGLEGGLGVLPFAVLRDRVDHVALVPEQDLREGVRWMLDHHRYLVEPSAAVTVAACLAGDVPPPAGPVVVLLSGRNVSLATLRNILA; translated from the coding sequence ATGACACTCGATCTGGGCCTGATCGACGAGGCCGTCGCCTTCCTCGACGGGCAGGTCCGCCGGACGCCGGTGGAGCCCGCCCCCCTGCTCTCGGCGCGGCTCGGCGTGCCCGTCTACCTCAAGCTCGAATGCCTGCAACTGACCGGCTCGTTCAAGGTACGGGGGGCCCTCTTCGCGCTCTCGAAGCTGTCCGAAGCCGACCGCCGGCACGGGGTGGCTACCTGCTCGGCCGGGAACCACGGCATCGGGCTGGCCCATGCCGCCCACCGGCTGGGCATTCCGGCGACGATCTATGTCCCCGCCGGCGTGGACGAGGCCAAGCTCCGGGCGATCGAGGCGCTGGGCGCCCGCGTCGTAAGGTCGGCCTTTTCCGGCTATGATGCCACCGAAGCCTGGGCACGGCAGGAGGCGGCGCGGGCGGGCCTGCCCTTCCTCAGCGCCTACGACGACCCGCACGTCATGGCCGGCAACGGGGGTACCGTGGCCGCCGAAGTGCTGGCCGACGTGCCGGAAGCACGCACCTTCCTCCTGCCCGTCGGAGGCGGCGGGCTTGCCGGCGGCTTCGGCTTCTATGTGAAAGAACGGCTGCCGGACGCCCGGCTCGTCGCCTGCCAGCTCGCGGCCTCGCCGGCCCTCCTGCGCTCGCTCGAACGCGGCGCGGCCGTGACCGAGATGCCGCCCGTCGAGACGGTGGCCGGCGGCCTGGAAGGGGGGCTCGGCGTGCTGCCGTTCGCGGTGCTCCGGGACCGGGTGGACCACGTCGCCCTGGTCCCGGAGCAAGACCTCCGCGAAGGCGTTCGATGGATGCTCGACCACCACCGCTACCTCGTCGAGCCTTCCGCCGCCGTCACCGTGGCCGCCTGCCTCGCCGGCGACGTGCCTCCCCCCGCCGGGCCGGTGGTCGTCCTCCTCTCCGGGCGCAACGTGAGCCTGGCCACCCTCCGCAACATCCTCGCTTGA